In Aeromicrobium marinum DSM 15272, one genomic interval encodes:
- a CDS encoding TIGR04282 family arsenosugar biosynthesis glycosyltransferase has product MSERGATTAPTLLVVAKAPVAGYAKTRLARTIGPVAAAEVAAAALLDTLDVAQSVGWPVVVALAGDLADAFDGDAVDAALEHTEVVAQVGDGLGERLAAAHRAADRGHGVVQVGMDTPQVTADDYRAAGTSVAAGRAVIGPADDGGWWLLGLPDARRASVLTEVPMSTGDTGRLTELALGGSPDRLRELRDIDGWDDALAVAAGIPGSRTGRVVGRLAVGRGVSA; this is encoded by the coding sequence ATGAGCGAGCGTGGAGCGACGACCGCCCCGACCCTGCTGGTCGTGGCGAAGGCCCCCGTGGCCGGCTACGCCAAGACCCGTCTGGCCAGGACCATCGGGCCGGTCGCGGCGGCCGAGGTGGCGGCGGCGGCGCTGCTCGACACCCTCGACGTCGCGCAGTCGGTCGGCTGGCCCGTGGTGGTGGCGCTCGCGGGCGACCTCGCCGACGCGTTCGACGGCGACGCCGTCGATGCGGCACTGGAGCACACCGAGGTCGTCGCCCAGGTCGGAGACGGACTGGGCGAACGCCTGGCCGCCGCGCACCGGGCCGCCGATCGCGGGCACGGCGTCGTGCAGGTGGGCATGGACACCCCGCAGGTGACGGCCGACGACTACCGCGCGGCAGGGACGTCCGTCGCCGCCGGCCGCGCCGTCATCGGGCCCGCCGACGACGGCGGCTGGTGGCTGCTCGGCCTGCCCGACGCCCGACGGGCATCGGTGCTGACCGAGGTCCCGATGTCGACCGGCGACACCGGACGGCTCACCGAGCTGGCGCTCGGCGGGAGTCCCGACCGGTTGCGGGAGCTGCGCGACATCGACGGATGGGACGACGCGCTCGCCGTGGCGGCCGGTATTCCCGGGTCCCGGACCGGCCGGGTCGTCGGGCGTCTGGCCGTGGGCCGGGGGGTGTCGGCATGA
- a CDS encoding DEAD/DEAH box helicase, with translation MRLVDLLPSGTTTDEDVVYDAISRWVEARGLTLYPAQDEAILECVAGSNVVLATPTGSGKSLVATGAMAAALARGECSVYTAPIKALVSEKFFDLCEIFGAENVGMVTGDAAVNADAPIIAATAEILANMALREGADADIGLVVMDEFHFYADPDRGWAWQVPLIELPRAQFLLMSATLGDTTRLEADLARRTGRETTVVSSVERPVPLVTEYVTTPVQETLEELIATGQTPVYVVHFTQVSALERAQALTSIKVATREERDLIAEALGDFRFSSAFGKTLSRLIRMGVGVHHAGMLPRYRRLVETLTQAGLLKVVCGTDTLGVGINVPIRTVLFSGLSKYDGTRQRQLQVREFQQIAGRAGRAGYDTIGHVVVEAPEHDIENARLLRKAGDDVKKQRRIQRKKPPEGFVSWGQGTFEKLSTGTPEPLVSRMRVSHAMVLDVISRPGDARASLERLLRESGEPAESQDRMLAEVDQIIEALLTGGVVEAIDPPDSEGRTLQLTIDLQANFALNQPLSPFAVAALDLLDREAPTYALDVVSVIEATLDDPRPIINAQRHRARGEAIGEMKMDGIEYDERMELLEEVTHPKPLEELLTAGYEAYRIGHPWVADHELRPKSVVREMWERAMTFSELIGDYQLARSEGLVLRYLSDVYKTLGRTVPEKARNGELEDLTEWLGELVRQTDSSLLDEWEELIRPGTDPADVRPRAESGAAPRPVTGNPRAFRVLVRNALFRRVELAAFGRWTQLGELDAEDGWDATAWMEAMTAYREEYADLGTGPGSRGPELFMVEEGADTWTVRQTFDDPEGDRDWGISAEVDLAASDEAGEAVVRILDVGPR, from the coding sequence ATGCGACTCGTCGACCTCCTGCCGTCCGGCACGACCACCGACGAGGACGTCGTCTACGACGCGATCAGCCGCTGGGTCGAGGCGCGCGGTCTGACCCTCTACCCGGCCCAGGACGAGGCCATCCTGGAGTGCGTCGCCGGGTCCAACGTGGTGCTGGCGACACCCACGGGGTCGGGCAAGAGCCTCGTGGCCACCGGGGCGATGGCCGCGGCCCTCGCCCGCGGCGAGTGCAGTGTGTACACCGCCCCCATCAAGGCCCTGGTGAGCGAGAAGTTCTTCGACCTGTGCGAGATCTTCGGCGCCGAGAACGTCGGCATGGTGACGGGCGACGCCGCCGTCAACGCCGACGCCCCGATCATCGCCGCGACCGCCGAGATCCTCGCCAACATGGCGCTGCGGGAGGGTGCCGACGCCGACATCGGGCTGGTCGTCATGGACGAGTTCCACTTCTACGCCGACCCCGACCGCGGCTGGGCCTGGCAGGTGCCGCTCATCGAGCTGCCGCGGGCCCAGTTCCTGCTGATGTCGGCCACCCTCGGCGACACCACCCGGCTCGAGGCCGACCTCGCCCGGCGGACGGGCCGCGAGACCACCGTCGTGTCGTCGGTCGAGCGACCCGTGCCGCTGGTGACCGAGTACGTCACGACGCCGGTGCAGGAGACGCTGGAGGAGCTCATCGCCACCGGCCAGACGCCCGTGTACGTCGTGCACTTCACGCAGGTCTCGGCCCTGGAACGGGCCCAGGCGCTGACCAGCATCAAGGTGGCGACCCGCGAGGAGCGCGACCTCATCGCCGAGGCGCTCGGCGACTTCCGGTTCTCCTCGGCGTTCGGCAAGACGTTGTCGCGGCTCATCCGGATGGGGGTGGGGGTGCACCACGCCGGCATGCTGCCGCGGTACCGGCGGCTGGTCGAGACGCTCACCCAGGCCGGCCTGCTGAAGGTGGTGTGCGGCACCGACACGCTCGGCGTCGGCATCAACGTGCCGATCCGCACCGTGCTGTTCAGCGGACTCAGCAAGTACGACGGCACCCGTCAGCGGCAGCTGCAGGTACGCGAGTTCCAGCAGATCGCAGGCCGGGCCGGCCGCGCCGGGTACGACACGATCGGGCACGTGGTCGTCGAGGCCCCCGAGCACGACATCGAGAACGCGCGCCTGCTGCGCAAGGCCGGCGACGACGTCAAGAAGCAGCGGCGCATCCAGCGCAAGAAGCCGCCGGAGGGCTTCGTGTCGTGGGGACAGGGCACCTTCGAGAAGCTCAGCACCGGCACCCCGGAACCGCTGGTGTCGCGGATGCGGGTGAGCCACGCGATGGTGCTCGACGTGATCAGCCGGCCCGGCGACGCCCGGGCGTCCCTGGAGCGGCTGCTGCGCGAGAGCGGCGAACCTGCGGAGTCGCAGGACCGGATGCTGGCCGAGGTCGACCAGATCATCGAGGCGCTGCTGACCGGCGGTGTGGTCGAGGCCATCGACCCGCCTGACTCCGAGGGTCGGACCCTGCAGCTCACGATCGACCTGCAGGCCAACTTCGCCCTCAACCAGCCGTTGTCGCCGTTCGCCGTGGCCGCGCTGGACCTGTTGGACCGCGAGGCGCCCACCTACGCACTCGACGTGGTGTCGGTCATCGAGGCGACCCTCGACGACCCCCGTCCGATCATCAACGCCCAGCGCCACCGGGCGCGGGGCGAGGCGATCGGCGAGATGAAGATGGACGGCATCGAGTACGACGAGCGCATGGAGCTGCTCGAGGAGGTCACCCACCCCAAGCCCCTGGAGGAGCTGCTGACCGCCGGGTACGAGGCCTACCGCATCGGTCACCCGTGGGTCGCCGACCACGAGCTGCGCCCCAAGTCGGTCGTGCGCGAGATGTGGGAACGGGCCATGACGTTCTCCGAGCTCATCGGCGACTACCAGCTCGCCCGGTCCGAGGGCCTCGTGCTGCGGTACCTGTCGGACGTCTACAAGACGCTGGGACGCACCGTGCCGGAGAAGGCCCGGAACGGGGAGCTGGAGGACCTCACCGAGTGGCTGGGTGAGCTGGTGCGGCAGACCGACTCCAGCCTGCTCGACGAGTGGGAGGAGCTGATCCGACCCGGTACCGACCCGGCCGACGTGCGACCTCGGGCCGAGAGCGGCGCCGCGCCCCGCCCGGTCACGGGCAACCCGCGGGCCTTCCGGGTGCTGGTGCGCAACGCATTGTTCCGGCGGGTCGAGCTGGCTGCCTTCGGCCGCTGGACCCAGCTGGGCGAGCTCGACGCCGAGGACGGCTGGGACGCGACGGCCTGGATGGAGGCGATGACCGCCTACCGCGAGGAGTACGCGGACCTCGGGACCGGCCCCGGGTCGCGAGGGCCGGAGCTGTTCATGGTCGAGGAGGGTGCCGACACCTGGACCGTCCGGCAGACCTTCGATGACCCCGAGGGCGACCGGGACTGGGGCATCAGCGCCGAGGTCGACCTGGCGGCGTCCGACGAGGCCGGGGAGGCCGTGGTGCGCATCCTCGACGTCGGCCCCCGCTGA
- a CDS encoding molybdopterin-dependent oxidoreductase: MRLPTVADVERLLPAPDDFTSRARGPRTTARVGTALGITFGICFLTGVWSHLQYDPPAWAPIGPDPVYLYRITQGLHIITGVASIPLLLVKLWSAFPRLFIRPPLRPAGSALVHLLERASIAVLVAASIFMVASGLLNIAQWYPWDFSFRRTHEAMAWVLIGALLVHLAVKLPTIRAAYSAEGEPGDPEDDPADPDDRDEDGPSRRTVVRAAGISAVVAGVLVAGQAVPGLRRVSLFAPRTSDGPQGLSVNRTARAAGVLETAPSPDFVLELVRGSRSVSLTRAELEALPQRTHVLPMACVEGWSRDAEWTGVAVRDLVAMVGGDPDAAVAVTSLQTRGAFGTSELPGQFVADHRTLLALRINGEELSHDHGFPCRIIAPNRPGVLQTKWVQRLEVRT; encoded by the coding sequence GTGAGGCTCCCCACGGTCGCGGATGTCGAGCGGCTCCTGCCCGCGCCCGACGACTTCACCAGCCGCGCCCGCGGTCCGCGCACCACCGCCCGGGTCGGTACGGCCCTGGGCATCACGTTCGGGATCTGCTTCCTGACCGGGGTGTGGAGCCACCTGCAGTACGACCCGCCGGCGTGGGCGCCGATCGGTCCCGACCCGGTGTACCTCTACCGGATCACGCAGGGCCTGCACATCATCACCGGCGTCGCGTCGATCCCGTTGCTGCTGGTCAAGCTATGGTCGGCGTTCCCGCGGCTGTTCATCCGACCGCCGCTGCGTCCCGCCGGCTCCGCCCTGGTCCACCTGCTGGAGCGGGCGTCGATCGCCGTGCTGGTCGCGGCGTCGATCTTCATGGTGGCGTCCGGCCTGCTGAACATCGCCCAGTGGTACCCGTGGGACTTCAGCTTCCGGCGCACCCACGAGGCGATGGCCTGGGTCCTGATCGGGGCGCTGCTGGTGCACCTGGCCGTGAAGCTGCCGACCATCCGCGCCGCCTACTCCGCCGAGGGCGAGCCCGGCGACCCCGAGGACGACCCGGCGGACCCCGACGACCGCGACGAGGACGGGCCCTCACGCCGGACCGTGGTGCGGGCGGCCGGGATCTCCGCGGTGGTGGCCGGGGTGCTGGTCGCCGGGCAGGCCGTCCCGGGCCTGCGGCGGGTCTCGCTGTTCGCCCCCCGCACGAGCGACGGGCCGCAGGGCCTGTCGGTCAACCGCACCGCACGCGCCGCGGGGGTGCTGGAGACGGCGCCGTCGCCGGACTTCGTCCTGGAGCTCGTCCGCGGCTCACGGTCCGTGTCGCTCACCCGGGCCGAGCTGGAGGCGTTGCCGCAGCGCACCCACGTGCTGCCGATGGCGTGCGTCGAGGGCTGGAGCCGCGACGCGGAGTGGACCGGCGTGGCGGTGCGCGACCTGGTGGCGATGGTCGGAGGCGACCCCGACGCGGCGGTCGCCGTCACGTCGCTGCAGACCCGTGGTGCGTTCGGTACTTCGGAGCTTCCCGGCCAGTTCGTGGCCGACCACCGCACCCTGCTGGCCCTGCGCATCAACGGCGAGGAGCTCAGCCACGACCACGGGTTCCCGTGCCGGATCATCGCGCCGAACCGGCCGGGGGTCCTGCAGACCAAGTGGGTCCAGCGCCTGGAGGTGCGGACGTGA
- a CDS encoding M23 family metallopeptidase: MTRRIAALRPVWDTLLALLGLLVVVDVGTAVVPGLPGLDLPGGFQLVALVVGLFIVLNLLIGFAPTADDEGPVELAAPVRGRWVAMNSPGQQLPSHGTRTRGQFGAVDVSAPSAGAPALVRWALRSSRPEEYPCFGEPVRAMAAGTVVRVRDRRRDHRARNTWQSLAFMLTFEGLLREMGGSGRVLGNHVVVDHGDGTFAAYAHLRRGSAAVAEGAQVATGDVLGRIGNTGNTSMPHLHVQLMDRAQVDAAAGIAMRWSGVDLTGEVDDQLKSFAKDPADTAVPGMPRNGEVFLA, encoded by the coding sequence ATGACCAGACGCATCGCAGCGCTGAGGCCGGTGTGGGACACGCTGCTGGCGCTGCTCGGTCTGCTCGTGGTGGTCGACGTCGGCACCGCCGTGGTGCCGGGACTGCCGGGGCTCGACCTGCCCGGCGGGTTCCAGCTCGTGGCCCTGGTCGTCGGCCTCTTCATCGTCCTGAACCTGCTCATCGGGTTCGCTCCGACCGCCGACGACGAGGGACCGGTCGAGCTGGCGGCACCCGTCCGGGGCCGCTGGGTCGCGATGAACAGCCCGGGGCAACAGCTGCCCAGCCACGGCACGCGGACCCGCGGACAGTTCGGTGCGGTCGACGTGTCCGCCCCGTCCGCGGGAGCCCCGGCGCTGGTCCGGTGGGCCCTCCGGTCGAGCCGCCCCGAGGAGTACCCGTGCTTCGGTGAACCGGTCCGTGCGATGGCCGCGGGCACGGTCGTCAGGGTCCGCGACCGGCGGCGCGACCACCGCGCCCGCAACACGTGGCAGAGCCTGGCGTTCATGCTGACGTTCGAGGGTCTGCTGCGCGAGATGGGCGGCAGCGGCCGGGTCCTCGGCAACCACGTGGTCGTCGACCACGGCGACGGGACCTTCGCGGCCTACGCCCACCTGCGGCGCGGTTCCGCCGCCGTCGCCGAGGGTGCCCAGGTCGCGACGGGCGACGTGCTCGGCCGCATCGGCAACACCGGCAACACGTCGATGCCGCACCTGCACGTGCAGCTGATGGACCGGGCCCAGGTCGACGCCGCCGCCGGCATCGCGATGCGGTGGTCGGGCGTCGACCTCACCGGCGAGGTGGACGACCAGCTGAAGTCCTTCGCGAAGGACCCCGCCGACACGGCCGTTCCGGGCATGCCGCGCAACGGCGAGGTGTTCCTCGCCTGA
- the dcd gene encoding dCTP deaminase: MLLSDRDILAEIDAERVRLDPLDRSMIQPSSIDVRLDRYFRIFDNHKYPHIDPAEDQPDLTRMVDVTGEDAFVLHPGEFVLGSTYELVGLPDDVAARLEGKSSLGRLGLMTHSTAGFIDPGFSGHVTLELANVATLPIKLYPGMKIGQLCFFRLTSPALNPYGSSVYGSRYQGQRGPTASRSHANFHRTEI, encoded by the coding sequence GTGCTTCTCTCCGACCGCGACATCCTCGCCGAGATCGATGCCGAGCGGGTCCGTCTCGACCCCCTGGACCGCAGCATGATCCAGCCGTCCAGCATCGACGTGCGGCTCGACCGGTACTTCCGGATCTTCGACAACCACAAGTACCCGCACATCGACCCCGCCGAGGACCAGCCCGACCTGACCCGCATGGTCGACGTGACCGGCGAGGACGCCTTCGTGCTGCACCCGGGCGAGTTCGTGCTCGGCTCGACCTACGAGCTGGTCGGTCTGCCCGACGACGTCGCCGCCCGGCTGGAGGGCAAGAGCTCGTTGGGCCGACTCGGTCTGATGACGCACTCGACCGCCGGGTTCATCGACCCGGGGTTCTCCGGCCACGTGACGCTGGAGCTCGCGAACGTCGCGACCCTGCCGATCAAGCTGTACCCCGGCATGAAGATCGGTCAGCTGTGCTTCTTCCGCCTCACCTCGCCGGCGCTCAACCCCTACGGGTCGTCGGTGTACGGGTCGCGGTACCAGGGACAGCGCGGACCCACCGCGTCCCGCAGCCACGCGAACTTCCACCGCACCGAGATCTGA
- a CDS encoding class I SAM-dependent methyltransferase gives MSRAALDSAGFADFDPTDFDSVSAFDQAFRGTPSSMVDSLGGDLPMAVAHWAADPDAADRAFFVTPCTGPTLDVGCGPGRLVGALVDRGIPSLGIDVSAEAVRQTRERGAVALRRDVFSNLPGEGRWQFALLADGNVGIGGDPVSLLGRLRELMTPDGRVIAEVAGPGVGIVRDSRRLRVGDRLSEPFAWAVVGLDAMSDLAAEVGLVVETVQSLAGRHAVTLAAPSPGGRS, from the coding sequence ATGAGCCGGGCCGCGCTGGACTCCGCCGGCTTCGCGGACTTCGACCCCACGGACTTCGACTCCGTCTCGGCGTTCGACCAGGCGTTCCGCGGCACCCCGAGCTCGATGGTCGACTCCTTGGGGGGCGACCTCCCGATGGCGGTGGCGCACTGGGCCGCCGACCCCGACGCCGCCGACCGGGCCTTCTTCGTCACGCCCTGCACCGGACCCACGCTCGACGTGGGCTGCGGCCCGGGACGACTGGTCGGCGCGCTGGTCGACCGGGGCATCCCGTCGCTGGGCATCGACGTCTCGGCCGAGGCCGTCCGGCAGACGCGCGAGCGCGGTGCCGTCGCCCTGCGGCGCGACGTCTTCTCGAACCTGCCGGGTGAGGGCCGCTGGCAGTTCGCCCTTCTCGCCGACGGCAACGTCGGCATCGGTGGTGACCCGGTCAGCCTGCTGGGCCGGCTGCGGGAGCTGATGACCCCGGACGGTCGCGTCATCGCCGAGGTGGCGGGGCCCGGTGTCGGCATCGTGCGTGACAGCCGCCGACTGCGCGTCGGCGACCGGCTCTCCGAACCGTTCGCGTGGGCCGTCGTCGGCCTGGACGCGATGTCCGACCTCGCCGCCGAGGTCGGGCTGGTCGTCGAGACGGTGCAGAGCCTCGCCGGTCGGCACGCCGTCACCCTGGCCGCGCCCTCACCGGGAGGCCGGTCGTGA
- a CDS encoding sensor histidine kinase produces the protein MSTDDLRSIIVGLACSMAVVLVGAAALRWLRRRTLALSIMVLTLVPLLAIIVGVMTTSRFMFTEELRRTAWVWLAVTAVSVPSAVLLGRSLARQSVWEREALERERSAERSRRELLAWLSHDLRTPITGVQAMTEALVDGVVSSPEDVRQYAQVIRGETMRLAGMIDDLFEMSQINAGTLQLAVGPVAVDDVLRSAVEAARPAAEQRTVGIDVAGSAGGTMAVGAAPELLRVVHNLLVNAIRHTPEGGEVRLAVGSEADEVWLRVEDACGGIPESDLAKVFDMGYRGSTARESDTTAGRQGAGMGLAIARGLLDAQAGSISVRNHAHGCRFEIRLPAAA, from the coding sequence ATGAGCACCGACGACCTGAGGTCGATCATCGTCGGCCTGGCCTGCTCGATGGCCGTGGTCCTGGTCGGCGCGGCCGCCCTGCGGTGGTTGCGCCGTCGCACCCTGGCCCTGTCGATCATGGTGCTGACCCTGGTGCCGCTGCTCGCGATCATCGTGGGCGTCATGACCACCAGTCGGTTCATGTTCACCGAGGAGCTGCGGCGCACGGCGTGGGTGTGGCTGGCGGTGACCGCGGTGAGCGTGCCGAGCGCGGTGCTGCTGGGGCGGTCCCTGGCCCGGCAGAGCGTGTGGGAGCGCGAGGCGCTGGAGCGGGAGCGGAGTGCCGAGCGTTCGCGACGCGAGCTGCTGGCCTGGTTGAGCCACGACCTGCGCACGCCGATCACCGGCGTGCAGGCGATGACCGAGGCGCTGGTCGACGGCGTCGTGTCGTCACCCGAGGACGTGCGCCAGTACGCGCAGGTCATCCGCGGGGAGACGATGCGGTTGGCCGGGATGATCGACGACCTGTTCGAGATGTCGCAGATCAACGCCGGGACCCTCCAGCTGGCCGTGGGGCCGGTCGCGGTCGACGACGTGCTGCGGTCGGCGGTCGAGGCCGCTCGGCCGGCGGCCGAGCAGCGCACGGTCGGGATCGACGTGGCGGGGTCGGCCGGCGGCACGATGGCGGTGGGGGCCGCACCGGAGCTGCTGCGCGTGGTGCACAACCTGCTGGTCAACGCCATCCGCCACACCCCGGAGGGCGGCGAGGTCCGGCTGGCCGTCGGGAGCGAGGCCGACGAGGTCTGGCTGCGGGTCGAGGACGCCTGCGGCGGCATCCCGGAGTCGGACCTGGCGAAGGTGTTCGACATGGGCTACCGCGGCAGCACGGCCCGGGAGTCCGACACCACGGCGGGACGCCAGGGCGCCGGCATGGGTCTGGCGATCGCCCGGGGCCTGCTCGACGCCCAGGCCGGGTCGATCTCCGTGCGCAACCACGCCCACGGCTGCCGGTTCGAGATCCGCCTGCCCGCCGCCGCCTGA
- a CDS encoding NADPH:quinone oxidoreductase family protein, translating into MRAAQITSLDGPEAVTVAEVPEPVPTDDQVLIRVRAAGVAFPEVLQSRGQYQFKPDLPFVPGAEVAGEVVSAPAGSEFSVGDRVAGLSLIGGFAEQVAVQADLVFPLPANVSFEAGASVVFNYGTAYFALIERGRMQPGESVLVHGAAGGVGTAAIQVAKAFGAGRVVAVTSTEAKGEVAVAAGADEYVLAEGFRGALGDKVDLVVDPVGGDRFTDSLRSLREDGRLLVIGFTAGEIPTVQVNRLLLNNISVVGVGWGAYALSKPGHVRTEWDALHPHLESGALDPVISSTRPLDETVDALLELDQRRATGKVLLIP; encoded by the coding sequence ATGCGTGCCGCTCAGATCACCTCGCTCGACGGCCCCGAGGCCGTGACCGTCGCCGAGGTCCCCGAACCCGTGCCCACCGACGACCAGGTCCTGATCCGCGTCCGCGCGGCCGGGGTCGCGTTCCCGGAGGTGCTGCAGTCCCGCGGGCAGTACCAGTTCAAGCCGGACCTGCCGTTCGTGCCCGGCGCCGAGGTGGCCGGCGAGGTCGTGTCGGCCCCGGCCGGGTCGGAGTTCTCCGTCGGTGACCGGGTCGCCGGACTGAGCCTCATCGGCGGCTTCGCCGAGCAGGTCGCGGTGCAGGCCGACCTGGTGTTCCCCCTGCCCGCCAACGTGTCGTTCGAGGCCGGCGCGTCGGTCGTCTTCAACTACGGCACGGCCTACTTCGCCCTGATCGAGCGCGGTCGCATGCAGCCGGGCGAGTCCGTGCTGGTGCACGGCGCGGCCGGCGGCGTGGGCACCGCGGCGATCCAGGTCGCCAAGGCGTTCGGCGCGGGTCGCGTCGTCGCGGTCACCTCGACCGAGGCGAAGGGCGAGGTCGCCGTGGCGGCCGGTGCCGACGAGTACGTGCTGGCCGAGGGGTTCCGTGGTGCGCTCGGCGACAAGGTCGACCTCGTCGTCGACCCGGTCGGCGGAGACCGGTTCACCGACTCGCTGCGCAGCCTGCGTGAGGACGGCCGGCTGCTGGTGATCGGGTTCACCGCCGGCGAGATCCCCACGGTGCAGGTCAACCGGTTGCTGCTGAACAACATCTCGGTGGTCGGGGTCGGCTGGGGCGCCTACGCGCTGTCCAAGCCGGGCCACGTGCGCACGGAGTGGGACGCGCTGCACCCGCACCTGGAGTCCGGCGCCCTCGACCCGGTCATCTCCTCGACCCGGCCCCTGGACGAGACGGTCGACGCCCTGCTGGAGCTCGACCAGCGTCGCGCCACCGGCAAGGTCCTGCTGATCCCCTGA
- a CDS encoding glycosyltransferase family 2 protein, translating to MSPAVCDVVVPCRDEAAALPIVLRDVPEGWRVVVVDNGSTDGTADVARALGATVVEEPLAGYGAAVHTGMLAATAEHVAVIDGDATMQLADLVPMLEVVRSGDATMAIGRRRPIRSGVWPWHARLGTWVLATWIRRRSSFGIHDLAPMRVCRRDDLLALGVQDRRFGYPLELMLRASRAGWTVRELDVAYGPRAVGTRSKVSGSLRGTARVVRDFAGVLR from the coding sequence ATGTCCCCTGCCGTCTGCGACGTCGTCGTCCCCTGTCGTGACGAGGCAGCCGCCCTCCCGATCGTCCTGCGGGACGTCCCGGAGGGCTGGCGCGTGGTGGTCGTCGACAACGGTTCGACCGACGGGACGGCCGACGTGGCGCGTGCCCTCGGGGCCACGGTGGTTGAGGAGCCGCTGGCCGGGTACGGGGCTGCGGTGCACACGGGGATGCTGGCGGCGACGGCTGAGCACGTGGCGGTCATCGACGGCGACGCCACGATGCAGCTGGCGGACCTCGTGCCGATGCTGGAGGTCGTGCGGAGCGGGGACGCCACCATGGCGATCGGGCGCCGCCGCCCGATCCGCAGCGGCGTCTGGCCGTGGCACGCCCGGCTCGGCACCTGGGTGCTGGCGACGTGGATCCGCCGGCGGTCCTCGTTCGGCATCCACGACCTGGCGCCCATGCGGGTGTGCCGGCGCGACGACCTGCTGGCCCTGGGGGTGCAGGACCGCCGTTTCGGCTACCCGCTCGAGCTGATGCTGCGAGCGTCGCGCGCGGGATGGACCGTCCGTGAGCTGGACGTGGCCTACGGGCCCCGGGCCGTGGGCACCCGCTCGAAGGTGTCCGGGTCGTTGCGAGGCACCGCGCGAGTCGTGCGGGACTTCGCGGGGGTGCTGCGATGA
- a CDS encoding response regulator transcription factor, translating into MVTVPTDGRAHVLVVEDEPAVRDVVRRYLEAEGYRVTVAADGITGLETARTAEPDLIVLDIMLPGLDGLQICERLRREDGSAVPIVMLTALGETDDRIAGLTSGADDYVVKPFSVKELVLRVESVLRRSVIEPALPVAEVVREGDLQLNPVSRVAVRGRQPLSLTSREFDLLMFFLRHPGRVFSRDELLNRVWGWDFGDLSTVTVHVKRLRHKIEDIPADPRRIVTVYGRGYRWDPQQDHPERARARQT; encoded by the coding sequence GTGGTGACCGTGCCCACCGACGGCCGCGCCCACGTGCTGGTCGTCGAGGACGAACCGGCCGTGCGTGACGTGGTGCGCCGGTACCTCGAGGCCGAGGGCTACCGGGTGACGGTCGCCGCCGACGGCATCACCGGACTCGAGACCGCCCGCACGGCCGAGCCCGACCTGATCGTGCTGGACATCATGCTCCCCGGCCTCGACGGCCTGCAGATCTGCGAGCGGCTGCGGCGTGAGGACGGTTCGGCGGTCCCGATCGTCATGCTGACGGCCCTCGGCGAGACCGACGACCGGATCGCCGGGCTCACGAGCGGGGCCGACGACTACGTGGTGAAGCCCTTCAGCGTCAAGGAGCTGGTCCTGCGGGTCGAGTCGGTGCTGCGCCGCAGCGTCATCGAGCCGGCGCTGCCGGTGGCCGAGGTCGTCCGGGAGGGCGACCTCCAGCTGAACCCGGTGTCCCGGGTGGCGGTGCGTGGGCGGCAGCCGCTGTCGCTGACCTCCCGCGAGTTCGACCTGCTGATGTTCTTCCTGCGGCACCCCGGTCGCGTGTTCAGTCGCGACGAGCTGTTGAACCGGGTCTGGGGGTGGGACTTCGGGGACCTGTCGACCGTCACCGTGCACGTGAAGCGACTTCGGCACAAGATCGAGGACATCCCGGCCGATCCGCGACGCATCGTGACGGTCTACGGACGGGGCTACCGCTGGGACCCCCAGCAGGACCACCCCGAGCGAGCGAGGGCGAGGCAGACATGA